Proteins from one Xenopus tropicalis strain Nigerian chromosome 1, UCB_Xtro_10.0, whole genome shotgun sequence genomic window:
- the tdo2 gene encoding tryptophan 2,3-dioxygenase, whose product MSGCPFMGKKHHFNFSELSLEDKNEDSSQEGLNKASKGGLIYGDYLQLDKVLNAQELQSEKKGNKIHDEHLFIVTHQAYELWFKQILWELDSVREIFQNGHVRDERNMLKVVTRIHRISMILKLLVEQFSVLETMTAMDFFDFRDYLSPASGFQSLQFRLLENKIGVPEILRVPYNRRHYRDNFKGETNELLLKSEQELTLLGLVEAWLERTPGLEEEGFHFWGKLEANIFRGLEEELQTVKTKPDSEEKEEQLAELQKQKELFGALFDERRHEHLLSKGERRLSYKALKGALMIYFYREEPRFQVPFQLLTSLMDIDTLMTKWRYNHVCMVHRMIGSKAGTGGSSGYQYLRSTVSDRYKVFVDLFNLSTYLVPRHWVPRLNPSIHKFLYTAECCDSSYFSSDDSD is encoded by the exons ATGAGTGGCTGTCCTTTTATGGGAAAGAAACATCA ttttaatttcAGTGAACTCTCTTTGGAAGATAAAAATGAAGACAGCTCCCAAGAAGGTTTAAACAAAGCCAGTAAAGGAGGGCTAATATATGGCGACTATCTACAA CTTGATAAAGTACTGAATGCTCAAGAACTCCAGAGTGAAAAGAAGGGGAATAAAATCCACGATGAACACCTGTTTATTGTTACACACCAAG CTTATGAATTGTGGTTTAAGCAAATCCTCTGGGAGCTAGACTCTGTTCGAGAAATCTTTCAAAATGGGCAT GTTCGAGATGAAAGGAACATGCTCAAGGTCGTCACTCGAATCCACCGCATTTCCATGATACTAAAATTACTGGTTGAGCAATTCTCTGTGCTAGAAACAATGACGGCAATGGACTTTTTTGACTTTAG GGATTACTTGTCCCCAGCCTCTGGGTTTCAAAGCTTGCAGTTTCGACTTTTGGAAAATAAAATTGGTGTTCCTGAAATCCTACGAGTTCCGTACAATAGACGACATTATCGTGACAACTTCAAAGGAGAAACAAATGAACTACTTCTTAAATCTGAGCAAGAACTAACACTACTGGGACTGGTGGAG GCATGGCTTGAAAGGACACCTGGGCTGGAGGAGGAAGGATTTCATTTCTGGGGAAAGCTTGAAGCTAATATATTTCGGGGACTGGAGGAAGAACTACAAACAGTAAAG ACCAAGCCAGATTCAGAAGAAAAGGAAGAACAGTTGGCTGAACTTCAGAAACAAAAGGAATTATTTGGTGCCTTATTTGATGAGAGACGTCATGAGCATCTGCTCAGTAAAG GAGAAAGAAGACTCTCATATAAAGCACTCAAAGGAGCATTAATGATCTATTTCTACAG GGAGGAGCCACGGTTCCAGGTTCCATTTCAGCTTCTCACTTCATTGATGGACATCGATACCCTGATGACTAAGTGGAGGT ATAATCATGTATGCATGGTGCACAGAATGATTGGGAGCAAAGCTGGAACTGGAGGATCTTCTGGTTATCAATACTTGCGCTCAACAGTAAG TGACAGATACAAAGTCTTTGTGGACCTGTTTAACCTTTCAACATATTTAGTGCCAAGACACTGGGTACCTCGCCTGAATCCGAGCATTCACAAATTTCTGTACACGGCTGAATGCTGCGACAGTTCCTATTTCAGCAGTGATGATTCTGACTAA